One Brassica napus cultivar Da-Ae chromosome A5, Da-Ae, whole genome shotgun sequence DNA window includes the following coding sequences:
- the LOC106452294 gene encoding probable polyamine transporter At3g13620 → MAITETSRSSHELPVTTPGSTTSTAKKLTLVPLIFLIYFEVAGGPFGEEPAVQAAGPLLAILGFLIFPFIWSVPEALITAELSTAFPGNGGFVIWAHRAFGAFVGSMMGSLKFLSGVINVASFPVLCVTYLDKLFPVLESGWPRNVCIFASTVVLSFLNYTGLAIVGYAAVVLGLVSLSPFLVMSAMAIPKIKPHRWGSLGSKKKDWNLYFNTLFWNLNFWDNVSTLAGEVDNPQKTFPLALLIAVIFTCVAYLIPLFAVTGAVSVDQSRWETGFHAEAAEMIAGKWLKIWIEVGAVLSSIGLFEAQLSSSAYQLEGMAELGFLPKFFGLRSKWFNTPWVGILLSALMSLGLSYMDFTDIVASANFIYTLGMFLEFASFVWLRKKLPELKRPYRVPLKIPGLVVMCLVPSAFLVLIIVFATKIVYLVSGLMTVGAVGWYFLINYLREKKIFEFNEDTDLLDNGNGECKKVEDHHDSR, encoded by the exons atggCAATTACAGAAACATCAAGATCGAGCCATGAGCTCCCAGTAACAACCCCTGGTTCAACCACATCAACCGCGAAGAAGCTGACTTTGGTCCCTTTGATTTTCCTAATTTACTTCGAAGTCGCTGGTGGTCCGTTTGGAGAAGAACCAGCGGTTCAAGCGGCTGGACCGCTTCTAGCGATTCTCGGTTTCCTCATCTTCCCTTTCATATGGAGTGTTCCTGAAGCCCTAATCACCGCTGAACTCTCCACCGCGTTTCCAG GCAACGGAGGGTTTGTGATATGGGCCCACAGGGCTTTTGGAGCTTTCGTAGGGTCAATGATGGGCTCGTTGAAGTTTCTGAGCGGTGTGATCAACGTTGCTTCGTTTCCTGTACTCTGCGTCACTTACTTGGACAAGCTATTCCCTGTTCTTGAATCCGGATGGCCAAGAAACGTCTGCATATTCGCATCGACCGTGGTCTTATCATTCCTTAACTACACTGGCTTAGCCATTGTCGGCTACGCAGCTGTTGTTCTCGGTCTAGTCTCTCTCTCACCTTTCCTTGTCATGTCGGCTATGGCAATCCCTAAGATTAAGCCTCACCGTTGGGGTAGCTTGGGAAGCAAGAAAAAAGATTGGAACCTCTACTTCAACACGCTCTTCTGGAACTTGAATTTTTGGGATAATGTCAGTACTCTTGCAGGGGAAGTTGATAACCCTCAGAAGACGTTCCCTTTGGCGCTTCTCATCGCTGTGATCTTCACTTGTGTAGCGTACCTGATCCCTCTTTTCGCAGTCACTGGTGCTGTGTCTGTAGATCAGAGCAGGTGGGAGACGGGGTTTCACGCGGAAGCGGCTGAGATGATTGCAGGGAAGTGGCTGAAGATCTGGATTGAGGTTGGCGCTGTGTTATCGAGTATAGGACTTTTCGAAGCTCAGCTAAGCAGCAGTGCTTATCAGCTAGAAGGTATGGCTGAGTTAGGGTTCTTGCCTAAGTTCTTTGGGTTGAGATCGAAGTGGTTCAACACTCCTTGGGTTGGGATTCTACTCTCTGCTCTCATGTCGCTTGGATTGTCTTACATGGACTTCACAGATATTGTAGCCTCTGCTAATTTCATATACACGTTAGGGATGTTTCTAGAGTTTGCATCTTTTGTTTGGTTGAGAAAGAAACTACCTGAGCTGAAGAGACCTTACCGAGTCCCCTTGAAAATCCCAGGGCTGGTGGTTATGTGCTTGGTGCCTTCAGCGTTTTTGGTATTGATCATTGTGTTTGCTACTAAGATTGTGTACCTAGTTAGCGGTTTGATGACGGTAGGAGCAGTTGGTTGGTACTTCTTGATTAATTACTTAAGGGAGAAGAAGATCTTTGAGTTCAATGAAGATACTGATCTACTTGATAATGGTAATGGAGAATGTAAAAAGGTTGAAGATCATCATGACTCACGATAG
- the LOC106452295 gene encoding feruloyl CoA ortho-hydroxylase 1 yields the protein MAPTLSTANFADPAEVTEFVVNKGNGVKGLSETGIKALPDQYIQPFEERLINKFVNETDEAIPVIDMSDPDENKVAEAICDAAEKWGFFQVINHGVPLDVLDNVKAATHRFFNLPVEEKSRFTKENSLTTNVRFGTSFSPRAEKALEWKDYLSLFFVSEAEAEQFWPDVCKNEALEYMNKSKTMVRKLLEYLGKNLNVKELDETKESLFMGSIRVNLNYYPICPNPDLTVGVGRHSDVSSLTILLQDQIGGLHVRSLSSGNWVHVPPVPGSFVINIGDAMQILSNGRYKSVEHRVLANGSNNRISVPIFVNPKPESVIGPLPEVVANGEEPIYKDVVYSDYVRYFFKKAHDGKKTVDFAKI from the exons ATGGCTCCAACTCTCTCTACCGCTAACTTCGCAGACCCAGCTGAAGTAACCGAGTTCGTGGTCAACAAAGGCAATGGCGTAAAGGGTTTGTCAGAAACAGGAATCAAAGCTCTTCCGGACCAATACATTCAACCATTTGAAGAGCGTCTCATCAACAAGTTCGTCAACGAGACAGACGAAGCTATTCCAGTCATCGACATGTCGGACCCTGATGAGAACAAAGTCGCTGAAGCTATCTGTGACGCTGCTGAGAAATGGGGTTTCTTTCAGGTGATCAACCATGGAGTTCCTTTGGATGTTCTTGACAACGTGAAGGCTGCGACTCACAGGTTCTTTAATCTTCCTGTTGAGGAGAAGAGCAGGTTCACAAAGGAGAATTCTCTGACGACCAATGTTAGGTTCGGTACTAGTTTCAGTCCTCGTGCTGAGAAGGCTCTCGAGTGGAAAGATTATCTCAGTCTCTTCTTTGTGTCCGAAGCCGAAGCTGAACAGTTTTGGCCTGATGTTTGCAA GAATGAAGCTCTAGAGTACATGAACAAGTCCAAGACAATGGTGCGGAAGCTTCTAGAGTATTTAGGAAAAAATCTCAACGTGAAAGAGCTAGACGAGACCAAAGAATCACTCTTCATGGGCTCAATCCGAGTCAACCTCAACTACTATCCCATCTGTCCTAACCCTGACCTAACCGTTGGCGTTGGTCGTCACTCAGACGTCTCTTCCCTCACCATTCTCTTACAAGACCAAATCGGTGGCCTCCACGTGCGTTCTCTATCTTCAGGGAACTGGGTTCACGTGCCACCGGTTCCTGGATCCTTTGTCATCAACATAGGAGACGCCATGCAGATCTTGAGCAACGGTCGTTACAAGAGCGTGGAGCATCGTGTCTTAGCTAACGGTAGTAACAACAGAATCTCTGTTCCTATCTTTGTGAATCCAAAACCAGAGTCAGTGATTGGTCCTCTCCCTGAGGTGgtcgcaaatggtgaggaaccGATTTATAAAGACGTTGTGTACTCTGATTACGTCAGGTACTTCTTCAAGAAGGCACATGATGGAAAGAAAACCGTTGACTTCGCCAAGATATGA